AATCAAAATAAGCCCATTTATCACCTTGAAATGAAATAATTTATTTACCTTAGTAATATTCAAAAAAAATATTATTATGAAAAATTTAAAAAAAGTTTCAAGACAAAGTTTAAAAAAAGTACAGGGAGGTATAGCACCTGAATGTTGTTCATTTTACCCTCCATCATTACAACACTGTTGTGCAACGCCGTCAAGTATGAGCTGCCCACCGCCTTGGGCAGATGGATCATTCCCATGTTAATATCAGCATATCGTACAAATTAATTAAACTAAAAATATGAGCATGAAAAACTTAAAAAAAGTATCCAGAGCCGGATTAAGAACAATCCAGGGAAGTGCTGTTTTTGTAACATGTATATTACCTAACGGCCAACCTACAAGATGTAGAGATAAATGTCCACAGGATTTTTGTGGACCAACAAGTTATATGTGTCTTATTCCAATGGATCTTTGCGGAGATGGAATTTAAAAGAGATTTTTT
This Chryseobacterium sp. G0162 DNA region includes the following protein-coding sequences:
- a CDS encoding bacteriocin-like protein, which translates into the protein MKNLKKVSRAGLRTIQGSAVFVTCILPNGQPTRCRDKCPQDFCGPTSYMCLIPMDLCGDGI
- a CDS encoding bacteriocin-like protein; translated protein: MKNLKKVSRQSLKKVQGGIAPECCSFYPPSLQHCCATPSSMSCPPPWADGSFPC